From a region of the Tachysurus fulvidraco isolate hzauxx_2018 chromosome 5, HZAU_PFXX_2.0, whole genome shotgun sequence genome:
- the angptl3 gene encoding angiopoietin-related protein 3, with amino-acid sequence MKLVCLFFLGSMCTINAARRVQTATEPPFLHNPQPTEAKSSFAMLDDVRLLANGLLQLGQSLREFVHKTKAQINDIFQKLNIFDRSFYQLSVVTSEIKEEEEELKKTTSFLKANNDEIRNMSLEINSKVNNILQERVQLQSQVGNLEEKLQGLSQSVVPLEQLQEITALKDVIDTQEKTIKDLLKSVKEQHEQLSSQQNKIKSLEEKINYDLLQDTTEKIADSFQEVPNLLKYLTSNSTNTSTNTNDLPADCSEVFHTGQRKSGVYPIKPNESEPFDVYCEISSGRAATVIQRRVDGAVDFDQTWDKYELGFGNLENEFWLGLAKIYSIARQGEYILSIELEDWKDERRFIEYMFTLEGPASHYTIHLTHLSGNLPDAMSNHTGMMFSTKDKDNDNLEEFSCARNYSGGWWFDACGGTNLNGRYTWMRTKSRTLRRKGIYWRPGKGSNYTIKSTKISIRPSSQFQ; translated from the exons ATGAAGCTTGTCTGCTTGTTCTTCCTGGGGAGCATGTGCACCATTAATGCGGCTCGTCGTGTACAAACAGCCACAGAGCCGCCGTTTCTTCACAATCCACAGCCGACCGAAGCAAAGTCGAGCTTTGCTATGCTGGACGACGTGCGGCTGCTGGCTAACGGTCTCCTCCAACTGGGGCAAAGCTTGCGAGAGTTTGTGCACAAGACCAAGGCGCAAATCAACGACATCTTTCAAAAGCTGAACATCTTCGACCGCTCTTTCTACCAGCTCTCCGTCGTGACCAGTGAAAtcaaagaggaggaagaagagctCAAAAAAACAACCTCGTTCCTCAAGGCCAACAACGACGAAATTAGGAACATGTCACTGGAAATCAACTCCAAGGTCAACAACATTCTGCAGGAGCGTGTGCAGCTTCAGAGCCAAGTCGGGAATCTGGAAGAAAAGCTGCAAGGCCTGAGCCAAAGCGTAGTCCCTTTAGAACAGCTCCAAGAGATCACTGCTCTGAAG gaTGTGATTGATACTCAAGAAAAAACCATCAAAGACCTACTGAAATCTGTAAAAGAACAGCATGAACAGCTTAGctcacaacaaaacaaaatcaaaagcCTGGAGGAGAAG ATCAATTACGACTTGCTACAAGACACCACTGAAAAAATTGCAGATTCCTTCCAAGAGGTTCCAAACCTTCTCAAATATCTGACAAGTAACTCAACAAACACAAGTACCAACACGAATG ATCTTCCCGCAGACTGCAGTGAAGTGTTCCATACAGGCCAGAGAAAGAGTGGAGTTTACCCAATCAAACCCAATGAGTCCGAGCCATTCGATGTGTACTGCGAGATCAGCTCGG GAAGAGCAGCCACGGTTATTCAACGGCGAGTGGATGGTGCAGTAGACTTTGATCAGACTTGGGACAAATATGAGCTTGGTTTTGGAAATCTGGAGA ATGAATTTTGGCTTGGCTTGGCAAAGATCTACTCCATTGCCAGACAGGGAGAATACATTCTCAGCATTGAGCTGGAGGACTGGAAGGATGAGAGAAGATTCATTGAGTACATGTTCACTCTGGAAGGTCCTGCATCTCATTACACTATCCATCTGACGCATCTGTCTGGGAACCTGCCTGATGCCATGAGCAACCACACTGGCATGATGTTCTCAACCAAAGATAAAGACAACGATAATCTTGAGGAGTTTAGCTGTGCTCGCAACTACTCAG gTGGTTGGTGGTTTGACGCATGCGGTGGCACCAATCTAAACGGCCGCTACACCTGGATGCGGACAAAGAGCCGTACTCTGCGCAGAAAAGGGATCTACTGGAGACCTGGCAAGGGAAGCAATTACACCATCAAATCCACAAAGATCTCCATTAGGCCTTCATCCCAGTTCCAGTGA